One genomic segment of Streptomyces sp. TLI_146 includes these proteins:
- a CDS encoding acyl-protein synthase encodes MNPHLAPVGVPDPALLPRVQELCDLTDPYACGPAEDELFAAAMAEINAWHADRSPFFRSLYEAAPPAEPYRAPLVHANFFKRHEVLSIPREDVDLHLTSSGTTGQKSQMFFDNWTIRSAQRMVARIFERNGWITPDQEVNYLLYSYEPAPALNLGTAFTDNYLCDFAPARTVEYALRNTGNGHEFDPFGCVAALRRFESDGAPVRILGFPAFLYFTLERMRAMGLPPLRLPEGSLVVLGGGWKGHADQRIGKDELYARVTEQLGIPGDRIRDTFGSVEHCIPYIECDHHRLHAPVWSRVAILSTSTLEPLPYGETGYLHLVSPYITSVPAQSVVMGDLASLHPGEECGCELGTDWFTVHGRAGVSRNKSCAVAAAELMKGMS; translated from the coding sequence ATGAACCCCCATCTCGCCCCGGTCGGCGTCCCCGACCCCGCCCTCCTGCCCCGTGTGCAGGAACTGTGCGACCTGACCGACCCGTACGCCTGCGGGCCCGCCGAGGACGAGCTGTTCGCCGCGGCCATGGCGGAGATCAACGCCTGGCACGCCGACCGCTCCCCGTTCTTCCGCTCGCTGTACGAGGCGGCGCCGCCCGCCGAGCCGTACCGCGCCCCGCTGGTGCACGCCAACTTCTTCAAGCGCCACGAAGTGCTGTCCATCCCGCGCGAGGACGTCGACCTGCACCTGACCTCGTCGGGCACCACCGGCCAGAAGTCGCAGATGTTCTTCGACAACTGGACCATCCGCTCGGCCCAGCGCATGGTCGCCCGCATCTTCGAGCGCAACGGCTGGATCACCCCCGACCAGGAGGTCAACTACCTCCTCTACAGCTACGAACCGGCCCCCGCCCTCAACCTCGGCACGGCCTTCACCGACAACTACCTCTGCGACTTCGCCCCGGCGCGCACGGTCGAGTACGCGCTGCGCAACACCGGGAACGGCCACGAGTTCGACCCGTTCGGCTGCGTCGCCGCACTGCGCCGCTTCGAGAGCGACGGCGCCCCGGTCCGCATCCTCGGCTTCCCCGCCTTCCTCTACTTCACCCTGGAGCGGATGCGCGCGATGGGACTGCCGCCTCTGCGGCTTCCCGAGGGCTCCCTGGTCGTCCTCGGCGGCGGCTGGAAGGGCCACGCCGACCAGCGCATCGGCAAGGACGAGCTGTACGCCCGCGTCACCGAGCAGCTCGGCATCCCCGGCGACCGCATCCGCGACACCTTCGGATCCGTGGAGCACTGCATCCCGTACATCGAGTGCGACCACCACCGGCTGCACGCCCCCGTCTGGTCGCGGGTCGCCATCCTCTCCACGAGCACCCTGGAGCCGCTGCCGTACGGCGAGACCGGCTATCTGCACCTCGTCTCCCCGTACATCACCTCCGTACCGGCGCAGAGCGTCGTCATGGGCGACCTCGCCTCGCTGCACCCGGGCGAGGAGTGCGGGTGCGAGCTGGGCACCGACTGGTTCACCGTGCACGGGCGCGCCGGAGTGAGCCGCAACAAGAGCTGCGCGGTGGCCGCCGCCGAACTGATGAAGGGCATGTCGTGA
- a CDS encoding acyl-CoA reductase, which produces MTVQTMDRADEHHYWQGAFIGDEEAGRRLAELPAAVEEALASPLETETVLAACDALATALRDERHPVRERLARHLPEGEDPAVLGELGTYLSRTELTRKLRRELGGTAPGRLNRPDARETVYEAWAPVGLVAHIAPGNAATVAPLSIVEGLLAGNVNILKTSGADTLLTQHLLAELVALDPTGALAARVIVLRFSSSRKEWLELMCAPADAVAVWGGESAVEGVAAHVPPGCRLVEWGHRISFAYLTRDAWAEPATLEALAADVCLYEQQACSSPQVVYLDTEDERDVFAFAERFADVLAARPAAVPAPGGPDLAAQAELTTTELVARLEEHLGLTRVFAAADGSWRVMADTRSALTASPLHRSVWVKPLPRKKLIGALRPMRRYLQTAGIAASPTDTAELSRAAFAAGVTRVTPVGAMLSGYSGEPHDGVYALQRYSRRVAVQADARFATTACLDDLARPVLLPPPSGPLTGKEEVQELNRHVTRADAELYFRSGGSTGDPALSLFSYDDYDTQMHAAARGLLAAGYDPLADRTANLFYCGGMYGSFISFFSILERLGGVQLPLAAGPDHRATAQALIAHKADTLFGMPSYLWQLLHEEADALREYGGIRKVFYGGEHFTDAQRRTLRDTFGIEVVRSITYGSTDLGPLGYQCAESTGGVHHLHADLHTMEILDLAADRPVAPGETGRLVFTTHARRGQHLGRYVIGDLGRAVEGRCPCGSHAPRFELRGRTGDVMRVATYFLNHRRFAAIAQERGSYSGELQTVLTRQDTRERLTVRVERSGAADPELLREAFLADYPELRSAVTERLLDLAVEAVDGASLDRSPTSGKLRSVVDLRG; this is translated from the coding sequence GTGACCGTGCAGACCATGGACCGGGCAGACGAACACCACTACTGGCAGGGCGCGTTCATCGGCGACGAGGAGGCCGGGCGGCGCCTGGCCGAGCTGCCCGCCGCCGTCGAGGAGGCGCTCGCGAGCCCGCTGGAGACCGAGACGGTCCTCGCCGCCTGCGACGCGCTCGCCACGGCCCTGCGCGACGAGCGGCATCCGGTACGGGAGCGGCTCGCGCGGCACCTGCCCGAGGGCGAGGACCCCGCCGTCCTCGGCGAGCTGGGCACCTACCTCAGCCGGACCGAGCTGACCCGCAAGCTGCGCCGCGAACTCGGCGGGACCGCCCCGGGACGGCTGAACCGGCCCGACGCCCGCGAGACGGTCTACGAGGCCTGGGCACCCGTCGGCCTGGTCGCCCACATCGCCCCGGGCAACGCGGCCACCGTCGCCCCGCTCAGCATCGTCGAGGGCCTGCTCGCGGGGAACGTCAACATCCTCAAGACCAGCGGCGCCGACACCCTGCTCACCCAGCACCTGCTGGCCGAGCTCGTCGCGCTCGACCCCACCGGCGCGCTGGCCGCCCGCGTCATCGTGCTGCGCTTCTCCTCCTCCCGCAAGGAGTGGCTGGAGCTGATGTGCGCGCCCGCCGACGCGGTCGCGGTGTGGGGCGGCGAGAGCGCCGTCGAAGGGGTCGCCGCCCATGTGCCGCCCGGCTGCCGCCTGGTGGAGTGGGGGCACCGCATCTCCTTCGCCTACCTCACCCGCGACGCCTGGGCCGAGCCCGCGACGCTGGAGGCGCTGGCGGCCGACGTGTGCCTGTACGAGCAGCAGGCCTGCTCCAGCCCCCAGGTGGTCTACCTCGACACCGAGGACGAGCGGGACGTCTTCGCGTTCGCCGAGCGCTTCGCCGACGTCCTGGCGGCCCGGCCCGCCGCCGTGCCCGCGCCCGGCGGTCCCGACCTCGCGGCGCAGGCCGAGCTGACCACCACCGAGCTGGTGGCCCGCCTTGAGGAACACCTCGGCCTGACCCGGGTGTTCGCCGCCGCCGACGGCTCCTGGCGGGTCATGGCCGACACCCGGTCCGCCCTCACCGCCTCTCCGCTGCACCGCAGCGTGTGGGTCAAGCCGCTGCCGCGCAAGAAGCTGATCGGCGCCCTGCGCCCGATGCGCCGGTATCTGCAGACGGCCGGTATCGCGGCGAGCCCCACCGACACCGCCGAGCTCTCCCGCGCCGCCTTCGCCGCGGGCGTCACCCGGGTCACCCCGGTCGGCGCGATGCTGAGCGGCTACTCGGGCGAGCCGCACGACGGTGTGTACGCGCTCCAGCGCTACAGCCGCCGCGTCGCGGTCCAGGCCGACGCCCGCTTCGCCACCACCGCCTGCCTGGACGACCTGGCCCGGCCGGTCCTCCTGCCGCCGCCCAGCGGCCCGCTGACCGGCAAGGAGGAGGTCCAGGAGCTCAACCGCCATGTCACCAGGGCCGACGCCGAGCTGTACTTCCGCAGCGGCGGCAGCACCGGCGACCCGGCGCTCTCGCTGTTCAGCTACGACGACTACGACACCCAGATGCACGCCGCCGCCCGCGGTCTGCTCGCCGCGGGCTACGACCCGCTGGCGGACCGCACCGCCAACCTCTTCTACTGCGGCGGCATGTACGGCAGCTTCATCAGCTTCTTTTCCATCCTGGAGCGCCTGGGCGGCGTCCAACTGCCGCTCGCGGCAGGCCCCGACCACCGGGCCACCGCGCAGGCGCTGATCGCCCACAAGGCGGACACCCTCTTCGGTATGCCCTCCTACCTGTGGCAACTGCTGCACGAGGAGGCGGACGCCCTGCGCGAGTACGGCGGCATCCGCAAGGTGTTCTACGGCGGGGAGCACTTCACCGACGCCCAGCGGCGCACCCTGCGGGACACCTTCGGCATCGAGGTCGTCCGCTCCATCACGTACGGCAGCACCGACCTCGGCCCGCTCGGCTACCAGTGCGCCGAGAGCACCGGCGGCGTCCACCACCTCCACGCCGACCTGCACACCATGGAGATACTCGACCTCGCCGCCGACCGGCCGGTGGCGCCGGGGGAGACGGGCCGTCTGGTCTTCACCACGCACGCCCGGCGGGGCCAGCACCTGGGGCGTTACGTGATCGGCGACCTCGGGCGCGCGGTCGAGGGCCGCTGCCCCTGCGGCAGCCACGCACCCCGCTTCGAGCTGCGCGGCAGGACCGGGGACGTGATGCGGGTGGCCACGTACTTCCTCAACCACCGCCGCTTCGCGGCCATCGCGCAGGAACGCGGCTCCTACAGCGGCGAACTCCAGACCGTCCTCACCCGGCAGGACACCCGCGAGCGGCTCACCGTCCGCGTGGAGCGCTCCGGCGCGGCCGACCCCGAGCTGCTGCGCGAGGCCTTCCTGGCCGACTACCCCGAGCTGCGCTCGGCCGTGACCGAGCGGCTGCTCGACCTCGCGGTGGAGGCGGTCGACGGCGCGTCCCTGGACCGCAGCCCCACCAGCGGCAAGCTGCGCTCGGTGGTGGACCTGCGCGGATAG
- a CDS encoding SulP family inorganic anion transporter: protein MNTRPAPARVLRADLAASLVVFLVALPLCVGVAVASGVPAELGLITGIVGGLVAGLLPGSSLQVSGPAAGLTVLVYTAVTEYGLAALGVVVLLAGLVQLALGALRMGRWFRAISLAVVEGMLAGIGLLLIAGQLYVLADRKGPGAGVPNIVGLPGLAAEVARSATALTALAVGAGTIAVMAGWKRLPARWQLLPGALAAVGGATALTVVLGLPVARVRVSGLASAVQPPGSSEFAKLADMGLLATVLAFALIASAESLFSAAAVDRLHTGPRTDYDKELMAQGMGNTVCGLLGALPMTAVIVRSAANVQAGARTKASRVLHGVWLLLFAALLPGALTHVPTAALAGVLVYAGFSLLPVKGLSALWSSHRGEAVVLAATALAILFTNMFEGVLIGLLLAVVKAAWETSHVHIEVTDDGEGLVSAQVIGNATFLRLPRILETLEKLPKDRAVHLHLAGLRHLDHACLSALRNWADEHNRASSEEVRLVHPA from the coding sequence ATGAACACACGTCCAGCGCCGGCCCGTGTGCTGCGCGCCGACCTCGCCGCGTCCCTCGTCGTCTTCCTCGTCGCGCTCCCGCTGTGCGTGGGCGTGGCGGTCGCCTCCGGAGTCCCCGCCGAACTCGGCCTGATCACCGGCATAGTCGGCGGACTGGTCGCCGGGCTGCTGCCCGGGAGCAGTCTGCAGGTGTCCGGCCCCGCGGCCGGTCTGACCGTCCTCGTCTACACCGCCGTCACCGAGTACGGCCTCGCCGCGCTCGGTGTCGTGGTCCTCCTGGCGGGACTCGTCCAACTCGCGCTCGGAGCGCTGCGGATGGGGCGCTGGTTCCGTGCGATCTCGCTGGCCGTGGTGGAGGGCATGCTGGCGGGCATCGGGCTGTTGCTGATCGCCGGTCAGCTGTACGTCCTCGCCGACCGCAAGGGCCCCGGCGCGGGCGTGCCGAACATCGTCGGCCTGCCGGGTCTGGCCGCGGAGGTCGCGCGCTCGGCGACCGCGCTCACCGCGCTCGCCGTCGGCGCGGGCACCATCGCCGTGATGGCGGGCTGGAAGAGGCTGCCCGCCCGCTGGCAACTGCTCCCCGGCGCGCTGGCCGCCGTGGGCGGTGCCACCGCCCTGACGGTCGTGCTCGGCCTGCCGGTGGCCCGGGTGCGGGTGAGCGGTCTGGCCTCCGCCGTCCAGCCGCCGGGCTCCTCGGAGTTCGCCAAGCTCGCCGACATGGGGCTGCTGGCCACGGTGCTCGCGTTCGCGCTGATCGCCTCCGCGGAATCCCTGTTCAGCGCCGCCGCGGTCGACCGGCTGCACACCGGGCCGCGCACCGACTACGACAAGGAGCTGATGGCGCAGGGCATGGGAAACACGGTGTGCGGGCTGCTCGGCGCGCTGCCCATGACCGCGGTCATCGTGCGCAGCGCCGCCAACGTGCAGGCCGGTGCCCGCACCAAGGCGTCGCGGGTGCTGCACGGCGTCTGGCTCCTGCTGTTCGCGGCGCTGCTGCCCGGCGCGCTCACCCACGTGCCCACCGCCGCGCTCGCCGGTGTCCTGGTATACGCGGGTTTCTCCCTCCTGCCGGTGAAGGGGCTGTCGGCGCTGTGGAGTTCCCACCGGGGTGAGGCGGTGGTGCTGGCGGCGACGGCGCTGGCGATCCTGTTCACCAACATGTTCGAGGGCGTCCTCATCGGTCTGCTGCTGGCCGTGGTCAAGGCCGCCTGGGAGACCTCCCACGTCCACATCGAGGTCACGGACGACGGGGAAGGGCTGGTCAGCGCCCAGGTGATCGGCAATGCCACGTTCCTGCGGCTGCCGCGCATCCTGGAGACACTGGAGAAGCTCCCCAAGGACCGGGCCGTACACCTGCATCTCGCCGGACTGCGCCACCTCGACCACGCGTGTCTGAGCGCGTTGCGGAACTGGGCGGACGAGCACAACCGGGCGAGCAGCGAGGAGGTCCGGCTGGTGCATCCCGCCTGA
- a CDS encoding GNAT family N-acetyltransferase, giving the protein MSARVAPATGADIAELRQLYYAVYGPHYPAGLGTDPAEMARLIQDPDSLWLVARCPDTGALAASAAIHGEPGSRIGRLEGLAVHPDHRSGGLAATLTEALCAGMLDSGRLDSVYATVRTVSAGPQRVVARNGFRPLGVLPNAVDLSSRESLALYARHSAGVLERRVPVTEVPAPLLPLLKAVESCLGVSYGDVRATGPLPAAGRGPAERLEMIEAPAFVRRRFRERFPDAGGWFYPLHTPNVLLTPDDGRFEVYAYFNRTGGYCSLLTAHPDPAAAAAHLEPVTRALTRAGAGYVEALVPLAHHQALSAFLAQGFVAGALYPAMRADGDGFHDYVVLSRTTEQIDFRGVVVEPPLQPYLDCYLSAWASTYLPTLEVAS; this is encoded by the coding sequence ATGAGCGCCCGTGTCGCACCGGCCACCGGCGCCGACATCGCCGAGCTGCGCCAGCTCTACTACGCCGTCTACGGGCCCCACTACCCGGCCGGACTCGGCACCGACCCGGCCGAGATGGCCCGGCTCATCCAGGACCCCGACTCCCTGTGGCTGGTGGCCCGCTGCCCCGACACCGGAGCCCTGGCCGCCTCCGCCGCCATCCACGGCGAGCCGGGCAGCCGGATCGGCCGCCTCGAAGGCCTCGCCGTCCACCCCGACCACCGCTCCGGCGGCCTGGCCGCCACGCTGACCGAGGCGCTGTGCGCGGGGATGCTGGACAGCGGGCGCCTGGACTCGGTGTACGCGACGGTCCGCACGGTCAGCGCCGGACCCCAGCGCGTCGTCGCCCGCAACGGCTTCCGCCCGCTGGGCGTCCTGCCCAACGCCGTGGATCTCAGCAGCCGTGAAAGCCTCGCACTCTACGCGCGTCACTCGGCCGGTGTGCTGGAGCGCCGCGTGCCGGTCACCGAGGTGCCCGCGCCGCTGCTCCCGCTCCTGAAGGCCGTGGAGAGCTGTCTGGGCGTCAGTTACGGCGACGTCCGCGCCACCGGTCCGCTCCCGGCGGCCGGGCGCGGACCCGCCGAGCGCCTGGAGATGATCGAGGCACCCGCCTTCGTACGCCGCCGCTTCCGCGAGCGCTTCCCCGACGCGGGCGGCTGGTTCTACCCGCTGCACACGCCCAACGTGCTGCTCACCCCCGACGACGGCCGGTTCGAGGTCTACGCGTACTTCAACCGCACCGGCGGCTACTGCTCGCTCCTGACCGCCCACCCCGACCCCGCCGCCGCGGCCGCCCACCTCGAACCCGTCACCCGGGCCCTGACCCGGGCCGGGGCGGGCTATGTGGAGGCGCTGGTGCCGCTCGCGCACCACCAGGCGCTCTCGGCGTTCCTGGCCCAGGGGTTCGTCGCGGGCGCGCTCTACCCGGCGATGCGCGCGGACGGCGACGGCTTCCACGACTACGTGGTGCTCTCGCGCACCACCGAGCAGATCGACTTCCGCGGCGTCGTCGTCGAGCCGCCCCTCCAGCCCTATCTGGACTGCTATCTGTCGGCCTGGGCGTCGACCTACCTGCCCACCCTAGAGGTTGCCTCATGA
- a CDS encoding DUF4232 domain-containing protein: protein MPRPRFRWSAVAVVAAGLTLGGCGGDHSEAAATSSAPSASASGSVVDGSGSPSPSPTPSGPGAAASGGRCRTADLGFAIVPTSRAKNPNLQYALTVTLTNKGAKSCVMTGYPGVDLVGPLTWSLARQTAVQPHRVTVRPGATTTFNIFYLPYVQGSGDEFKPTRIVVTPPGETHSHTLPWPVGSILLQDAATHPGTYVSPVGAK, encoded by the coding sequence GTGCCGCGTCCCCGATTTCGCTGGTCCGCCGTCGCCGTCGTGGCCGCCGGTCTGACGCTGGGCGGTTGCGGTGGCGACCACTCGGAGGCGGCGGCCACCAGCAGTGCTCCGAGCGCGTCCGCCAGTGGGAGTGTGGTGGACGGCAGTGGCAGCCCGTCGCCGTCGCCGACCCCGTCGGGGCCGGGCGCCGCCGCGTCCGGCGGGCGCTGCCGGACCGCCGATCTCGGCTTCGCGATCGTGCCGACCAGCCGCGCCAAGAACCCCAACCTCCAGTACGCGCTGACCGTCACGCTCACCAACAAGGGCGCCAAGTCCTGTGTGATGACCGGGTATCCGGGTGTGGACCTCGTCGGACCCCTGACGTGGTCGCTGGCCCGGCAGACCGCCGTACAGCCGCACCGGGTCACGGTGCGGCCGGGCGCCACCACCACCTTCAACATCTTCTATCTGCCGTACGTCCAGGGCAGCGGCGACGAGTTCAAACCGACCCGCATCGTGGTGACCCCGCCGGGCGAGACGCACTCCCACACCCTGCCGTGGCCGGTCGGCTCGATCCTGCTCCAGGACGCGGCCACCCACCCCGGTACGTATGTGAGTCCGGTCGGGGCCAAGTGA